The proteins below come from a single Drosophila kikkawai strain 14028-0561.14 chromosome 3R, DkikHiC1v2, whole genome shotgun sequence genomic window:
- the LOC108083668 gene encoding dynein regulatory complex protein 9 — protein MTEAHTEEQLLELRRILLLTVYKNTLNQLVLQQRSQRLNARKPLSLPASLRRRRSSSLGEQEKPDRILITGKVLPRLESLLGETEDDADQLDEDVLDALKFERDMDALRAIYEVAMDDEELKERKIISVDGKELETGKEEIASKDPDLEIVQGKDDSDEPKSQKSFKILEFNVLESQPIDVEKSKFVEGEDLDAPQPQIESQETTHEEDRSLQKLKQAIAALGGNKSEVSQAAQQLQESKDELKKLKEDLDTEKRVTKDKLLDLEDRIAETKYKLRCVSRVNDLEYSLVQRWEEGRLAQGTIWGENAERAYLRDILDIKQKLAREERVSTELRSFRQQEIVDLHRRIVEWQERYVSEMRRVDREAESWELRILEQKKQLERHREIYEERMIFVQEYRAQKAEEQRLHDLQVHRIECAVRLQAWWRGTMVRRGLGPFKKKPKRGKRGKPKK, from the exons ATGACAGAAGCACACACCGAGGAGCAATTGCTAGAGCTGCGACGCATCCTACTGCTGACCGTCTATAAGAACACACTCAATCAGTTGGTCCTGCAGCAGCGTTCGCAGCGCTTAAATGCCCGTAAACCGCTCTCGCTGCCCGCCTCCCTACGGCGACGACGCAGCTCGTCGCTGGGGGAGCAGGAGAAGCCGGACCGCATCCTGATAACCGGAAAGGTTCTTCCTCGACTGGAATCGCTGCTGGGGGAGACGGAGGACGATGCCGATCAGCTAGACGAGGATGTGCTGGACGCTCTGAAATTCGAGCGCGATATGGATGCCCTGCGAGCGATCTATGAGGTGGCCATGGATGACGAGGAATTAAAAGAGAGGAAGATTATTTCGGTGGACGGAAAGGAGCTGGAAACAGGAAAGGAGGAAATTGCCTCGAAGGAT CCTGACTTGGAAATTGTACAAGGTAAAGATGATTCTGATGAACCAAAGTCACAAAAGTCTTTTAAAATTCTGGAGTTTAATGTCCTAGAAAGCCAGCCGATTGATGtggaaaaatctaaatttGTTGAGGGTGAAGATCTCGATGCGCCGCAACCACAAATCGAATCGCAGGAGACGACTCATGAGGAGGACAGGAGCCTGCAAAAGCTTAAGCAGGCTATAGCTGCCTTGGGCGGCAACAAAAGCGAAGTCTCCCAAGCGGCCCAGCAACTGCAAGAATCCAAGGACGAGCTAAAGAAACTCAAGGAAGATCTAGATACCGAAAAGCGGGTGACCAAGGACAAATTGCTGGATCTAGAGGATCGCATCGCCGAGACCAAGTACAAGCTGCGCTGCGTCTCGCGGGTCAACGACCTGGAGTACAGTCTCGTCCAACGCTGGGAAGAGGGGCGTCTGGCCCAAGGAACTATTTGGGGTGAGAACGCTGAACGGGCCTATTTGCGGGATATTCTGGACATCAAGCAGAAATTGGCTCGCGAAGAGCGCGTGAGCACTGAGCTGCGCTCCTTTCGCCAGCAAGAAATCGTTGATCTGCACCGCAGAATCGTGGAGTGGCAGGAACGGTATGTCAGCGAGATGCGGCGGGTGGATCGGGAGGCCGAGTCCTGGGAGCTGCGCATCCTTGAACAGAAGAAGCAGTTGGAAAGGCATCGTGAGATTTACGAGGAACGGATGATCTTCGTGCAGGAGTATCGCGCCCAgaaggcggaggagcagcGTCTGCACGATCTCCAGGTTCATCGCATCGAGTGCGCCGTAAGGTTGCAGGCCTGGTGGCGCGGCACCATGGTGCGTCGAGGCCTGGGTCCCTTCAAGAAGAAACCGAAGCGCGGCAAGCGGGGCAAGCCCAAGAAATAA